CAGCCCGAGCCAAAGACCCCCATAGCCTGCTTGCTAAAGGTTTCCTTGAAGCTTTCGAAGCTGCCAAAGTCCCTGGCCATGGCCCTGGCCAGCTCCCCTTCCGGGGCCGCGGGAGCGTTGGGCGCCAGGCACTGCCAGAACAACGAGTGGTTGTAGTGCCCGCCGCCGTGGTTACGCACCGCCGTGCGCACCGCCTCCGGAACCTTGGCAAGGGAGGTCAAAAGCTCCTCCAGGGTTTGCTCTGCAAGCTTGGGGACCTGCTCCACCGCCTTAGCAAGCCCGGCGATGTAAGCCGCGTGGTGCTTGTCGTGGTGCAGGCGCATGGTTTCCGCGTCAATGTACGGCTCCAGGGCGTCGTAGGCGTAGGGGAGCGGCGGCAGCTCCAGGGAAAGCCGGCGGGAAGGAGCCGGAGGCTGCGCCAAAAGCGGTGGCGCCACGGCCGCCGCCGCCATGAGCTTGAGAAACTGCCTTCTGCTTTGCCCGGAAGCTTCCGACACTGCTACCTCCCCGGGGCCACCCCCGCCAAGGCAAAACCCAAAAGCGCGAAAACCTATTCCTTACTTGCCCGCCGCCGGGAACCCCGGCCCCAGCAGGTAACGGTCAAACCAGGGGCCAAAGTCCTTTTTGGCAACCACGCTGGTGATGCCGATGACGTGCTTGGTTTGCGCCGGTTTGTCAGCGAAGTTTTTGAGGTAGCTCTTGAATACCGTGAAGAACGCGTTGTCGCCCAGTTCCTGACGCAACGCGTGCAGCACCAGCGGGCCTTTGGCGTAAAGCAGGGCCATGCGGTCGCGACCCGCGTCGGGACCGGCCAGCTGGTTCGCCAGGAACACCGGCAGCTTGTCCTTCACGTAACGGGCGCGCCCATCCCAATCCTTGAGGGCTTTTTTGAACTCCGATTCCCGCCACAGCTTGCCCATGGCAAAGGCCGCGTAGTACTCGGCCAGGGACTCGGAAAGCCATTGGTCCTGCATGGTGAGCTTCGCCACGTGCCCCCACCAGGCGTGGGCCATTTCGTGGGTAAAGCGGGCGTTGATGCCCTCGGAAAAGAACTTGGTCTCCTCATCCTGCAGCGGGGTAAACGCCTCTTTGGTGATGAAGATGACCCCAGGCGGCGCTTGCCCCCAGCCGAGCTGGTTAATTTCGATAATGCTCAGCTCCGGGAAGGGGTACGGACCCAAAAACGGTTCAAAGAACTCCATCAACGAAAAGGCGTTGTTGATGAGCTTCTTCACCCCCCGGGGCTCCGCCGCCACGTAGGAAGCCACCCGCACGGTGCGGCCGTTGCGGGTTTCCTCTTGCACCGTGTACTTACCCGCCAGCACCACCGGGATCATCAGCGGCTTTTCCGCGGAAAACTCGGCACAGTTGAGTTCTCCCTCCTCCCAGCGCTTCACCAGCTTGCCGGAGGAAAAGGCAATGAAGGGCTTTTTGGTTTTCACCACCGCGTGGTAGGTGGCGTGCTGCATCTCGATGTGATGGGGGGAGGCAAACCAGGAACTGGTGGGCAGCATCCAGAACTGATCGTTGCCGGGGTTGAAGAGCACATCCCCGCTCATGCGGAAGGTGATGGTGACCTTCTCACCGGGCTGGGCCTTTCGCCCCAAATCCACCAAGAGCGCACCCTCCCGGTGGAAAAAGGACAGCTGTTCCCCGGCCTCGTTGGTGACCGCCGAAAGCGTGTAGGGCACCACCTTGGGCTTGGCACCAAGCCCGGCGGTAATGAGGCGCTGGCTCCACAGGGAAAGCGGAAGCACCCGGGTGGGTTCCAGGATGGAAAAGGTTTCCCGTGCGGTGATTTCGCCGTGGATGCCTTCGCGGTGCACCACCGTGACGTCAAGATCGGACAAGAAGAAACGATCGGGGGCAAAGTCCAGCCACCCGTGACCCAACGGCAGCTCGGCCAGGGTGTCCTGGTACCTCCGGCCTTTGAACTCGGGAAGGTCGGTATCGCGGCCGTAAATGGGCTTGAGCACCGAAAGAGTCTCTTCGCTGGCCACCAGGGGATCGTGGATAAAGA
This is a stretch of genomic DNA from Thermoanaerobaculum aquaticum. It encodes these proteins:
- a CDS encoding superoxide dismutase → MAAAAVAPPLLAQPPAPSRRLSLELPPLPYAYDALEPYIDAETMRLHHDKHHAAYIAGLAKAVEQVPKLAEQTLEELLTSLAKVPEAVRTAVRNHGGGHYNHSLFWQCLAPNAPAAPEGELARAMARDFGSFESFKETFSKQAMGVFGSGWVWLVVEGGKLQVATTANQDTPLSLGKKPLLGLDLWEHAYYLKYQWRRAEYVAAFWHVVNWPFVARRFTQIAHAR
- a CDS encoding M1 family aminopeptidase, coding for MNKKLLVSWLLLFAAVGSQAQVAKVAEDVAQLRLGPKAFVVEGRELAFGGLQVSWKMGSAAPVFAGEKQVGWFLTGTGEVTYTLPDPLLQPVFAYNVEKATSLELKGKNAIAQPCEAALVLTSGAPEALLSPLPQGEQAPPQELFSRHRERFSRDLGWQPQDLLPAALVDGWAEPLVFVEIQGAKDDLVFIHDPLVASEETLSVLKPIYGRDTDLPEFKGRRYQDTLAELPLGHGWLDFAPDRFFLSDLDVTVVHREGIHGEITARETFSILEPTRVLPLSLWSQRLITAGLGAKPKVVPYTLSAVTNEAGEQLSFFHREGALLVDLGRKAQPGEKVTITFRMSGDVLFNPGNDQFWMLPTSSWFASPHHIEMQHATYHAVVKTKKPFIAFSSGKLVKRWEEGELNCAEFSAEKPLMIPVVLAGKYTVQEETRNGRTVRVASYVAAEPRGVKKLINNAFSLMEFFEPFLGPYPFPELSIIEINQLGWGQAPPGVIFITKEAFTPLQDEETKFFSEGINARFTHEMAHAWWGHVAKLTMQDQWLSESLAEYYAAFAMGKLWRESEFKKALKDWDGRARYVKDKLPVFLANQLAGPDAGRDRMALLYAKGPLVLHALRQELGDNAFFTVFKSYLKNFADKPAQTKHVIGITSVVAKKDFGPWFDRYLLGPGFPAAGK